The proteins below come from a single Triticum urartu cultivar G1812 unplaced genomic scaffold, Tu2.1 TuUngrouped_contig_9996, whole genome shotgun sequence genomic window:
- the LOC125532460 gene encoding NEDD8-specific protease 1-like produces the protein MGLTDKNLRTSDKEHVDSSVGLRGGVGGLPHVPLDQEDNFQFDSSVGLRGGVGGLPYVPLYQEEEEEEEEDNFQFDSLIASGDKEKESEGEKVVVVDKVSSDIVDLRTNNFVADGVITKYLKHLSSTKLNNDDEVYLADATVSSAYAQDASAINVELLRRSRLVLLPVNNNTNFGRADMGTHWSLFLIDAINGPPPQFYHMDSLDGLNRSAADRLATALGAVFPDAPGVVQVSTPRQKKSYDCAIYVMALAKSIITWWKSRTESTKHWMQMIQTDVTEENVHTLRHDFADRLEQDEKNQKVECNKEEKAKE, from the coding sequence ATGGGCTTAACTGACAAGAACTTAAGGACTTCCGACAAGGAGCACGTTGATTCGTCAGTGGGACTGAGGGGAGGTGTAGGGGGTTTGCCGCATGTGCCTCTGGATCAAGAAGACAACTTTCAGTTTGATTCGTCGGTGGGACTAAGGGGAGGTGTAGGGGGTTTGCCGTATGTGCCTCTGtatcaagaagaagaagaagaagaagaagaagacaacttTCAGTTTGATTCGTTGATAGCTAGTGGCGACAAGGAAAAGGAATCTGAAGGAGAGAAAGTGGTGGTGGTGGACAAGGTCAGCTCAGACATTGTGGATCTTCGTACCAACAACTTCGTAGCAGACGGTGTTATCACCAAGTACTTGAAACATTTATCTTCTACTAAGCTCAATAATGATGATGAAGTGTATCTTGCTGATGCAACGGTGTCTTCGGCGTATGCTCAAGATGCTTCAGCCATCAATGTCGAGTTACTACGACGCAGTCGCCTTGTGCTCTTGCCGGTTAACAACAACACCAATTTTGGGCGGGCAGACATGGGCACACATTGGTCTTTATTCCTTATTGATGCCATCAACGGGCCACCACCACAGTTCTACCACATGGATTCTCTGGATGGACTAAACCGTTCTGCTGCAGATCGTCTTGCTACAGCACTCGGTGCAGTCTTCCCTGATGCACCCGGTGTTGTGCAGGTGTCCACACCAAGACAAAAAAAATCGTATGATTGTGCAATATATGTCATGGCGTTGGCAAAAAGTATCATTACATGGTGGAAAAGCAGAACCGAGTCCACAAAGCATTGGATGCAAATGATACAGACAGACGTGACCGAAGAGAATGTCCATACCTTGAGACACGACTTTGCTGATCGACTAGAGCAGGATGAAAAAAATCAAAAGGTTGAGTGCAATAAGGAGGAGAAAGCCAAGGAGTGA